The proteins below are encoded in one region of Nitrospira lenta:
- a CDS encoding universal stress protein — protein MTTLHASAAPLPFQRILHPSDFSEDSHTGLIHAVKLAVAARGELSIMHIDPDVPRADFEDFPQVRPLLERWGLLPHGSPREQVADLGIAIKKTRTVAKHRTDAILQYLAKHPADLLVMATHQYEGLARWQHESVAEPVARGSHMATLFVPAQVEGFVVKNSGQPKLRRVLVPVSAEYSPQLAIDTTAQLASALGCDNLTVIVVQVGDDHTLHSLHYPIKTGWLWHTMACQGNVVEVILAMGKDFDVDLIVMTTSKQHTLLDLMRGSTTERVLRGARCPLLALPI, from the coding sequence ATGACCACACTACACGCTTCTGCCGCGCCACTCCCATTTCAACGCATCCTCCATCCTTCCGACTTTTCGGAGGACAGCCACACTGGCCTGATCCACGCGGTGAAATTGGCCGTGGCCGCCCGAGGCGAGCTGTCGATCATGCATATCGATCCGGATGTTCCCCGGGCGGACTTCGAAGACTTTCCTCAAGTACGCCCCCTGCTTGAACGCTGGGGACTGCTCCCTCACGGCAGTCCGCGCGAGCAAGTGGCCGACTTGGGAATCGCGATCAAGAAGACCCGCACGGTGGCGAAGCACCGGACCGACGCCATCCTCCAATATCTCGCCAAGCACCCGGCCGATTTGCTGGTGATGGCCACACATCAGTACGAAGGACTCGCCCGCTGGCAACATGAGAGTGTTGCCGAACCGGTTGCCCGCGGCAGTCACATGGCCACGCTGTTCGTCCCCGCCCAGGTCGAAGGATTCGTGGTGAAGAATTCAGGGCAACCGAAGCTCCGCCGGGTACTGGTGCCGGTCAGCGCGGAATACAGCCCGCAACTGGCCATCGACACGACCGCGCAGTTGGCGTCTGCCCTGGGCTGCGACAATCTCACGGTGATCGTCGTCCAAGTAGGAGACGATCACACATTGCACTCGCTCCATTACCCGATCAAGACCGGCTGGCTCTGGCACACCATGGCCTGCCAGGGAAATGTCGTGGAGGTGATTCTCGCCATGGGGAAAGACTTCGACGTCGATCTCATCGTCATGACGACGTCCAAACAACATACCTTGCTGGATCTCATGCGAGGCAGCACGACGGAACGGGTGCTCCGCGGCGCGCGTTGTCCCCTGCTGGCGCTACCGATCTAA
- a CDS encoding DEAD/DEAH box helicase yields the protein MPLSSFHPLIAEWFLTQVGQPTDVQQQAWPAIQSGSDALIAAPTGSGKTLAAFLSCIDSLFKQALARDLDDHTQVLYVSPLKALSNDIQKNLQKPLAEIGQMALHAGLLMPELRVLVRTGDTPMADRQQMLKRPPHILVTTPESLFILLTAEKSRRMLQTVRTVIVDEIHALAPNKRGAHVALSLERLEALTLVKSQRIGLSATQRPIELVAEFLVGARPRPTIIDVGHRRELDLAVEVPKDELSAVATNAIWSDVYDRVAELVRQHRSTLVFVNTRRLAERVSHYLEERLQDLGPDAVAAHHGSLSRQIRLSAEERLKAGKTRVVIATASLELGIDVGTVDLVCQIGSPRAIAAGLQRIGRAGHWVKAIPKGRIFAMTRDELLECAALVRAIRRGTLDQIAIPPAPLDILSQQIVAASASQTWTEDELFALCRRAYPYRDLSRAEFDGVLHMLADGIATQRGRGLAYLFHDRINRRIKGRRGARLAAITSGGAIPDTANYAVVAEPDGTVVGSVDEDFAVESLAGDIMLLGNTSWRIKGIEAGKVRVEDAQGAPPNIPFWRGEAPSRTAELSAEVALLRHAIAERALSADPAVSHLSAIGWLKSECALDQRGAQQVIEYVLTGKAVLGTVPTQDTIVAERFFDESGGMQLVVHAPFGGRINRAWGLALRKRFCVTFDFELQAAATDNGLVISLGEKHSFPLESVFGYLHSKTVREVLIQAVLLAPMFATRWRWNASRSLALLRFSNGKKVPPQIQRMKSEDLLAAVFPDAIACQENLTGERAARQIPDHPLVNETIRDCLTEAMDLEGLTTVLQAIEAGTIRCVAVDTPVPSVFSYEILNANPYAFLDDAPLEERRARAVEMRQTLPPEMLGQVGALDPAAIADVEREAWPVVRDADELHDALLTLVWVPVKEGASWVVFLPRLIEEGRIVELSARGEAGAVRGWVAAENRERVERLFAAGDEEVLVTVVQGWMESIGPTTVLQLADRLHLPADGVMAAMLKLESQGQVLRGQFRSHSGLSTQDSALSGISASEWCHRRLLARIHRLTIGRLRKDIEPVTATEFMRFLLQWQHVTPGSRQHGEAGLTQIITQLAGFEAAASAWEPQLLRVRLAKYEPELLDRLCLSGAVSWGRLSPHPRLASAGESDKARRIVPTSVAPISVFPREDGEWLMAAFAEGAAQAGPDPYGQLSAVAQDLRRTLHERGASFFADLVRLTNHLSAEVEAGLWELVAAGLVTADGFDNLRALMDPRRRRAEGRARRPRHTAGRWTLLRDPALSSALSIQQSAAEAVARQLLRRYGVVFRDLLVRESLVQSWRDLIVVYRKLELQGELRGGRFVSGFVGEQFALPEAVEALRAMRKTVGGAAAGSEIKLSASDPLNLVGVILPGPRVAAVPSNFIVLRDGVVARTVTAKDGPVIHRPATRVSGRIPAG from the coding sequence ATGCCACTGTCTTCCTTTCATCCCCTCATCGCGGAATGGTTCCTGACGCAGGTCGGACAGCCGACGGATGTGCAGCAGCAGGCCTGGCCGGCGATTCAATCAGGATCAGACGCGCTCATTGCCGCGCCGACCGGATCGGGGAAAACGCTCGCGGCCTTTCTGTCCTGCATCGATTCTCTCTTCAAACAAGCTCTTGCCCGCGACCTCGACGATCACACGCAGGTGTTGTACGTCTCGCCGCTGAAGGCCTTGAGCAATGACATTCAGAAGAATCTTCAAAAGCCGCTGGCGGAGATTGGACAGATGGCATTGCACGCGGGCTTGCTGATGCCGGAGCTGCGCGTGCTGGTGCGCACCGGCGATACGCCGATGGCGGATCGGCAGCAGATGCTGAAGCGGCCGCCGCATATTCTCGTCACGACGCCGGAGTCGCTGTTCATCCTCCTGACGGCGGAGAAAAGCCGGCGCATGTTGCAGACCGTGCGAACGGTCATCGTCGATGAAATCCACGCACTGGCGCCGAACAAGCGGGGCGCTCATGTGGCCCTGTCGCTGGAACGACTGGAAGCGTTGACGCTGGTGAAGTCGCAACGCATCGGCTTGTCGGCCACGCAACGGCCGATCGAGCTGGTGGCGGAGTTTCTGGTTGGAGCTCGCCCGCGTCCGACGATCATCGATGTCGGGCATCGCCGAGAATTGGATCTGGCCGTTGAAGTGCCGAAGGATGAGCTGAGTGCCGTCGCCACGAACGCCATCTGGTCCGATGTCTATGACCGCGTGGCTGAACTCGTGCGGCAGCACCGGTCGACGCTGGTGTTCGTCAATACCCGCCGGCTGGCTGAACGGGTGTCGCATTACCTGGAAGAGCGGCTCCAGGATCTGGGCCCTGACGCGGTAGCGGCGCATCACGGCAGTTTGTCGCGGCAGATTCGTCTGTCGGCAGAAGAGCGATTGAAGGCCGGCAAGACGCGCGTGGTCATTGCCACAGCCTCGTTGGAACTGGGGATCGATGTCGGCACGGTCGATCTCGTCTGTCAGATCGGTTCGCCGCGCGCCATCGCCGCCGGGCTGCAACGGATCGGCCGCGCGGGCCACTGGGTCAAGGCGATTCCCAAAGGCCGCATCTTTGCCATGACGCGGGATGAACTGCTGGAGTGCGCGGCGCTCGTGCGCGCGATTCGCCGGGGGACGCTGGATCAGATCGCGATCCCACCCGCTCCGCTCGACATTCTCTCCCAACAGATTGTTGCAGCCTCGGCCAGCCAGACCTGGACGGAGGACGAACTCTTTGCCTTGTGCCGGCGCGCCTATCCCTATCGGGACCTTTCGCGGGCCGAGTTCGATGGCGTCTTGCACATGCTGGCCGACGGGATCGCTACCCAGCGGGGGCGGGGCCTGGCCTATCTGTTCCATGATCGGATCAATCGGCGGATCAAGGGGCGGCGCGGTGCGCGGCTGGCGGCGATCACCTCCGGCGGCGCGATTCCTGACACGGCCAATTACGCGGTGGTGGCGGAGCCCGATGGGACGGTGGTGGGGTCGGTCGACGAGGATTTCGCGGTGGAGAGTCTCGCCGGCGACATCATGTTGCTGGGCAATACGTCGTGGCGGATCAAAGGGATCGAGGCGGGGAAGGTCCGTGTCGAAGACGCGCAGGGTGCGCCGCCCAACATTCCGTTCTGGCGGGGCGAGGCTCCGTCGCGGACGGCTGAATTATCGGCGGAGGTGGCTTTGTTGCGGCACGCGATTGCCGAGCGCGCACTGTCTGCTGATCCGGCCGTCAGTCATCTGTCAGCCATCGGGTGGCTCAAGAGCGAGTGTGCGCTGGATCAGCGTGGTGCGCAGCAGGTGATCGAATACGTCCTCACCGGCAAGGCCGTGCTGGGGACCGTGCCGACGCAGGACACGATCGTCGCGGAACGGTTCTTTGACGAGAGCGGCGGGATGCAGTTGGTTGTACATGCGCCCTTCGGCGGGCGGATCAACCGAGCCTGGGGTCTCGCGCTGCGCAAACGGTTCTGCGTCACGTTCGATTTCGAGTTGCAGGCCGCGGCGACAGATAACGGTTTGGTGATCTCGCTCGGTGAGAAGCACAGCTTTCCGCTGGAGTCCGTCTTTGGGTATCTCCATTCGAAGACGGTCCGTGAGGTACTGATCCAAGCGGTCTTGCTCGCACCGATGTTTGCGACCCGTTGGCGGTGGAATGCGTCGCGTTCGCTGGCGCTGCTCAGATTTTCCAACGGCAAGAAGGTGCCTCCGCAGATTCAGCGGATGAAGTCAGAAGATTTGCTCGCAGCCGTCTTTCCGGATGCGATCGCCTGCCAGGAGAATCTCACCGGCGAGCGGGCGGCCAGGCAGATTCCGGATCATCCCCTCGTGAACGAAACCATCCGCGATTGCCTGACGGAGGCGATGGATCTGGAGGGGCTGACGACCGTGTTGCAGGCCATCGAAGCCGGCACGATTCGCTGCGTCGCGGTGGATACGCCCGTGCCCTCGGTCTTTTCTTATGAAATTTTGAACGCCAACCCCTATGCCTTTCTCGATGACGCGCCGCTGGAAGAGCGCCGCGCCAGGGCGGTGGAGATGCGGCAGACTTTGCCGCCGGAGATGCTCGGGCAGGTCGGCGCACTCGACCCGGCGGCGATTGCAGACGTCGAGCGGGAGGCGTGGCCGGTGGTCCGGGATGCCGATGAACTCCACGATGCGCTGCTGACGCTGGTCTGGGTGCCGGTCAAAGAAGGAGCGTCTTGGGTCGTGTTTCTTCCGCGCCTCATCGAAGAAGGGCGGATCGTGGAGTTGTCGGCGAGGGGTGAGGCGGGAGCCGTGCGTGGCTGGGTGGCAGCGGAGAACCGTGAGCGGGTTGAACGATTGTTTGCGGCTGGTGATGAAGAGGTTCTGGTGACGGTGGTGCAGGGGTGGATGGAGAGTATTGGGCCGACGACGGTGTTGCAGCTGGCCGATCGGCTGCATCTGCCCGCCGATGGCGTCATGGCGGCGATGCTGAAATTGGAATCGCAGGGCCAAGTCCTCCGTGGGCAATTCAGATCGCACTCAGGACTCAGTACCCAGGATTCAGCACTCTCCGGCATCTCCGCATCCGAATGGTGTCATCGCCGGCTCCTGGCGCGGATCCATCGATTGACGATCGGCCGGTTGCGCAAGGACATCGAGCCGGTGACCGCCACTGAGTTCATGCGCTTTCTGCTTCAGTGGCAGCATGTGACGCCGGGCTCTCGGCAGCATGGGGAGGCCGGCCTCACGCAGATCATCACTCAACTGGCCGGGTTCGAAGCGGCGGCGTCAGCCTGGGAGCCGCAGCTCTTGCGCGTGCGTCTGGCGAAGTATGAGCCGGAGCTGTTGGACCGTCTCTGCCTCAGCGGTGCGGTCAGTTGGGGGCGACTCTCCCCGCATCCGCGCCTGGCATCCGCCGGTGAATCTGATAAAGCTCGGCGCATTGTACCCACTAGCGTCGCACCGATCAGTGTGTTTCCGCGTGAGGATGGAGAGTGGTTGATGGCGGCATTCGCAGAGGGTGCGGCGCAGGCCGGCCCTGACCCCTATGGTCAGTTGAGTGCGGTGGCCCAGGATCTGCGGCGTACATTGCACGAGCGAGGCGCGAGCTTCTTTGCGGATCTGGTACGGCTGACCAATCATCTGTCGGCGGAAGTCGAAGCGGGGCTGTGGGAACTCGTTGCGGCCGGACTGGTGACGGCCGACGGGTTCGACAATCTGCGTGCTCTCATGGATCCGCGACGCCGCCGTGCCGAGGGGCGGGCGCGCCGCCCGCGGCATACTGCGGGACGCTGGACGTTGCTCAGGGATCCGGCTCTGTCCTCAGCGCTCAGCATCCAGCAGAGCGCCGCTGAGGCCGTTGCCCGCCAGCTGTTGCGCCGGTACGGGGTGGTCTTCCGGGATCTGTTAGTGCGGGAATCGTTGGTGCAGTCGTGGCGGGATCTGATCGTGGTGTATCGGAAATTAGAACTGCAAGGAGAGCTGCGCGGCGGGCGATTTGTGTCGGGTTTTGTCGGGGAGCAGTTCGCGCTGCCGGAAGCCGTCGAAGCCTTACGTGCCATGCGCAAGACGGTGGGGGGCGCTGCGGCGGGATCAGAGATCAAGCTTTCAGCGTCCGATCCCTTGAATCTTGTCGGCGTGATCCTGCCCGGGCCGCGCGTCGCCGCGGTGCCCTCGAACTTCATCGTGTTGAGAGACGGAGTGGTTGCCCGGACCGTGACTGCCAAGGACGGGCCGGTGATTCACCGGCCCGCGACACGTGTTTCAGGCAGGATACCGGCCGGGTAG
- a CDS encoding HAMP domain-containing protein has product MTLVYFSCLLIVLYGVIFLPMAQPLDAPTVSWEERAQIATQILELNTRVWPWLLVTFLGLLLHSLYFMHRIAGPLYRFATLFRSIGAGHLHQRARLRKHDYLHREAQDFNAMLDYLEQNIERLHRQGLLVTQTYEGIVRPIQQQSSAELNAALQTLGTDIARLQLCVAAFKSQETPPLPSQLPLEFVNPITVDPPTRLKAA; this is encoded by the coding sequence ATGACGCTGGTGTATTTCTCGTGCCTCTTGATCGTGCTCTATGGCGTGATCTTCCTCCCGATGGCGCAACCGCTTGATGCTCCCACGGTCTCCTGGGAAGAACGTGCCCAGATCGCGACCCAGATTCTGGAGTTGAACACGCGGGTGTGGCCCTGGCTGCTTGTGACGTTCCTCGGGTTGCTCCTTCACTCGCTGTATTTCATGCACCGCATCGCCGGCCCTCTCTATCGATTTGCCACCCTCTTCCGATCCATCGGAGCCGGACACCTTCACCAACGCGCCAGATTGCGGAAGCACGATTATCTCCATCGGGAAGCGCAGGACTTCAACGCCATGCTCGACTATCTTGAGCAGAATATCGAACGGCTGCATCGGCAGGGACTGCTCGTTACACAAACCTATGAGGGTATCGTCAGGCCGATCCAGCAACAGTCGTCAGCCGAACTCAACGCCGCTCTCCAAACTCTGGGAACGGACATCGCCCGACTTCAGCTTTGTGTCGCCGCATTCAAATCGCAGGAGACTCCGCCATTGCCCTCTCAACTACCCCTCGAGTTTGTGAATCCGATCACCGTGGATCCACCGACTAGGTTGAAGGCGGCGTAA
- a CDS encoding methyl-accepting chemotaxis protein, with amino-acid sequence MSPLLPASSNPTPFTQTPPVSSLAHPPSRHHQSKAQDLRAQKHRLTFMHPLQVRMLSLVLSYTTMIALLLAVPVFRPFMQALDNPALSWQERAAVATDLLNLHARYWPWALGAGSLLVLHCLHSLRMVHRIAGPLDRFKQLYQEIGEGNLSRRAILRPHDYLTPEADLLNRMTAQLQARVSATKQAQTTLALDVERLKETVARERNPIFTTLVQQTEQDLASLKESLDWFKTHTG; translated from the coding sequence ATGAGTCCACTGCTTCCCGCTTCGAGCAACCCGACGCCGTTCACCCAGACGCCACCAGTTTCTTCACTGGCTCATCCGCCCTCGCGCCATCACCAATCCAAAGCACAGGACCTTCGCGCACAAAAACATCGGCTGACCTTCATGCACCCGCTTCAAGTTCGCATGCTCAGCCTCGTGCTCTCCTATACGACGATGATCGCACTGCTGTTGGCCGTTCCCGTATTCAGACCCTTCATGCAAGCCCTCGACAACCCTGCGCTCTCCTGGCAAGAACGCGCCGCCGTCGCAACCGACCTGCTCAATTTGCACGCCCGATATTGGCCATGGGCCCTTGGGGCTGGATCCCTATTGGTCCTCCACTGCCTGCACTCCCTGCGGATGGTGCATCGCATCGCCGGCCCTCTCGATCGATTCAAGCAGCTCTACCAAGAGATCGGCGAGGGTAACCTGTCCCGCAGAGCGATCCTTCGCCCGCACGACTACCTGACGCCTGAAGCCGACCTCTTGAACCGGATGACGGCACAGCTCCAGGCCAGAGTCAGCGCCACCAAACAGGCACAGACAACTCTGGCACTCGACGTCGAACGGCTTAAAGAAACCGTTGCCCGTGAGCGCAATCCGATTTTCACCACACTCGTTCAACAGACCGAACAGGATCTGGCGAGCCTAAAAGAGTCGCTCGACTGGTTTAAAACACATACAGGATAG
- a CDS encoding type IV pilin protein has protein sequence MDYRTHKLRQRTDQAARPTGPDAWCTAGGFTLIELMIAVAITGILASLAVPTYTDFLYKARIARTIAELHGLAKEVQGFALSTEQYPNTLAQIGRSTLLDPWGHPYQYYRINCGSVTISHFHQPDLPDHGPDRQIIPATTPSSPHEGLVLLTVGTTHTQALVQLVAKGGSGSSASGGGSSGSGASGAGSGGPGGGGAGGGGGPPCGGVGGARKDRFLVPINSDFDIYSMGRDGQTVAPLTALKSHDDIIRASDGGFYGLATYF, from the coding sequence GTGGACTACCGTACACACAAGCTCCGTCAACGCACCGATCAGGCAGCCCGACCAACGGGGCCTGACGCCTGGTGCACCGCCGGCGGCTTCACGCTGATCGAGCTCATGATTGCGGTGGCAATCACCGGCATTCTGGCTTCCCTCGCCGTACCGACCTACACGGACTTTCTCTATAAAGCCAGAATTGCAAGGACCATCGCCGAACTTCACGGCCTAGCTAAAGAGGTGCAGGGGTTTGCTCTTTCGACGGAGCAGTACCCCAACACCTTGGCTCAAATTGGCCGGAGCACATTGCTTGATCCATGGGGACATCCCTATCAGTACTACCGAATCAATTGCGGCTCCGTCACCATTAGCCACTTCCACCAGCCCGATCTTCCAGACCATGGACCTGACAGACAAATTATTCCGGCCACCACCCCTTCCTCTCCCCATGAAGGACTCGTGCTCCTCACGGTCGGAACGACCCACACCCAGGCGTTAGTCCAGCTCGTTGCGAAGGGCGGAAGCGGAAGCAGTGCGAGCGGAGGTGGCAGCAGCGGGAGTGGCGCAAGCGGAGCTGGAAGCGGTGGGCCTGGAGGCGGTGGGGCCGGAGGTGGCGGCGGCCCACCCTGCGGCGGAGTCGGAGGAGCGCGCAAGGATCGCTTTCTGGTTCCGATCAACTCCGATTTCGATATTTACAGCATGGGACGGGATGGACAAACCGTCGCCCCTCTCACCGCGCTGAAGAGTCACGATGACATTATTCGCGCCAGCGATGGCGGATTCTACGGCCTCGCGACCTACTTCTAA